The following nucleotide sequence is from Dehalococcoidia bacterium.
CGCAGCCACGGCCGCCGCGGCCTTGCTGCTGGCTGCTGCCGCGCGGCTTGGCCGCGCGCCGCGCCGGACCTCCGGCCAGTCGACCTGAGGCCCTGACGGCTAAACAGGGGGCCGCGGCGGAGGCGGCGGCGGAGGCGGCCCTCCAGCGCGCCGCCGGCGCCGCTCGATCACCTTGAGGCGCGCCGTGGCGCGCTCGAGCGCGGCCATCGCCCGGGCGACGTCTATGGTGTCCTCGCGCGTCGCCAGGCGAGCGGCGGCGCGACGCCGCGCTTCCTCCGCGCGCGCGATGTCGATCTCGTCCGAGCGCTCGGCGGTGTCGGCCAGGACTATGACTTTGTTGTCGCGCACCTCCAGGAACCCCCCCGAAAGGGCAACGTCCGTTTCGACTCCGCCTCTGCGGAAGGTCAGCGCCCCTGGTCGCAGCGCCGTCATCAGCGGCGCGTGCCGCGGCAGGATCGTCAGCTCACCCTCGCTGCCGGGAAGCGTGACCGAATCGACCCCGCTCTCCTCGAACACCACCCGTTCCGGCGTAACGATCTGCAATTTCAGCGGCATGACTCTGTCTCCTGGCCGGAGGATGCCTGTGGATGTCGATGGGCGAAACTCAGAGTCCAGCTACTGACCACCATCACCACGCTCCCGTCATCGCCCCGCGAAGTCCTGCACCGGCTACCATGGCCATCAACCCCCGGCTCGCCAGTCCTACGCCCCGGCCAGCTGGCGCGCCTTCTCGGGCGCCTGGTCGATAGGACCGATGTTGTAGAAGGCCTGCTCCGGCAGGGCGTCATGTTTGCCTTCCAGGATCTCGCGGCAGCCGCGCACTGTCTCTCGTACCGGCACGTACTGGCCCGGCTGGCCGGTGAAGACCTCGGCGACGAACATCGGCTGCGTGAGGTAGCGCTGGATGCGCCGCGCGCGGGCGACGGCCAGCTTGTCCTCGTCCGAAAGCTCGTCGACGCCCAGGATCGCGATGATGTCCTGCAGGTCCTTGTAGCGCTGCAGGACGCGCAGTACCTCCTGGGCGACATCGTAGTGCTCCTGGCCCACTATCAGCGGGTCGAGCATGCGCGACGATGAGGCCAGCGGGTCCATCGCCGGGTATAGCGCCTGCTCGAAGATGCTGCGGTCAAGCGTCACGGACGCGTCCAGGTGGCCGAAGGTCGTCGCCACGCCGGGGTCCGTGTAGTCGTCGGCAGGCACGTAGATTGCCTGGAAGGACGTGATCGACCCGCGTCGCGTCGTCGTGATCCGCTCTTCCAACGCCCCCACCTCCGTCGCGAGCGTGGGCTGATAGCCTACGGCCGAGGGCATGCGGCCGAGGAGCGCCGACACCTCCATGCCCGCGAGCGTGTAGCGGTAGACGTTGTCGATGAACAGCAGGACGTCCTGGCCGTCGACCTCGCGGAAGTACTCGGCCATGGTCAGCGCGCTCAGGGCGACGCGAAGCCGCACGCCCGGCGGCTCGTTCATCTGGCCGAAGACGAGCACCGTCTTCTCGTAGACGTCGGGCGCTTCCTGCATCTCCACCCAGAGGTCGTTGCCCTCGCGCGAGCGCTCGCCCACGCCTGCGAACACGGAGCGGCCGCCATGCTGCTTGGCGATGTTGTTGATCAGCTCCTTGATGAGCACCGTCTTGCCCACGCCGGCGCCACCGTAGAGCCCGACCTTCCCGCCGCGGGCGAGCGGCGCGATGAGGTCGACGATCTTGATGCCGGTCTCCAGCACCTGCGGTTCCGTCTCTTGCTCCTCGAAGGACGGCGCCGGCCGGTGGATCGGCCAGCGCTCCCCCTCGACGGCACCCATGCCGTCCAGCGGGTTACCGAGCACGTCGAACAAGCGCCCGAGGGTCCTGGGCCCCACCGGCACCGTGATCGGCTGGCCGGTGTCGACCGCCCTGGCGCCGCGGCGCAGGCCGTCCGTGCTAGCCATGGTCAGCGCGCGCACCCAGTTGTTGCCCAGGTGCTGTTGCACCTCGGCCGTCAGCTTCGTCCCGTTGTTGTCGATCTCGACCGCGTTGTAGACGGCAGGCAACTGGTCCGGCGGAAACTCCAGGTCCACAACCGTACCGATAACCTGCACCACCCGTCCCGTCGCGCCGTTTGTCATGGCCTCTCAGTCCTCCGCTGCATGGTTCCAGTAATCAGGAAGCGGGGCCGGGGAGCAGAACGGTCCGCCCCCTCCGTCACTCCGCTGGGCATCTTCCTGCTTCCCCGACGTCACCGCGCTGCCATCGCCTCCACTCCGCCGGTGATGTCGAGCAATTCCTTCGTGATCTGCTCCTGGCGGACCTTGTTCCGCAGCAGCGTAAGCTCGCTGATCATCTCGTTTGCCGCGTCCGTCGCCGCGCGCATCGCTACCATGCGGGCGGACTGCTCGCTGGCCGCGAGCTCGAGCACCGCCCGGTACACCTGTATCTCGACGAAACGGGGCAGCAGGTTCGACAGCACCTGGCCCGCGCCCGGCTCGTAGATGTACTCGACCGCCTTGACCGCCGCGTCCTCCGGCGGCGTCACCGGCAGCAGCTCCATGATGTCCGGCGCCTGCGCCATCGTGTTGATGAAGCGCGGGTAAATGATCGCCACGCTGTCGACTTCGCCGCTGGTGTAAGCGTCCATCACCAGGCGGGAGATCGGCCGGACATCGTCGTAGGAGGGGTAGTCTCCGAGTCTGCTGAAGTTGCCGATTATCTCCGTCCGCGTCTTCGAGAAGAAGTCGATGCCCTTGCGGCCCACCGCGACCATCTTCAGCCCCGGGTGCGAGGCTACGTACGCGCCGGCCGTTCGCAAAAGGTTGGTATTGAGGCCGCCGCACAGCCCCCGGTCCGGCGTGATGAACACAAGGCCCGGCGTTTTGACCTCCCGCCGCGCCAGGAGCGGATGCGTCGCCGCAAGCTCCTCCAGCCCGGCGTCCTGAAGGCTCTCCACCACGTCCGCGAGCAGCCAGCGCAGCTGGTCAGCGTATGGCCGGTGCGACAGCGCCATCTGTTGCGCCCGCCGCATCTTGGACCCGGCCACGAGCGACATGGCCCGGGTCGTCTTCGCCGTCGACTGGATCGAGCGGATGCGCCTGACGATCTGTCGTAGTGTTGCCATTAGGCACGCTCCATATCGTCAACGGATGGTGGACGGACAGCCCCCGAGTCGTCCTCCAGGGCCAGTCCCGCCTCCCCAGAGGCCAATGACCTCGCCCGGTGGTGAATCTCACTGAGCCCCGGGACAACCTCGTTGTGCACCGCCTTGGCGGCCCCAATCGCCCTGTGGGCGAAGTCTCCGTGGGGCTTTGGCTGCCCCGGGCGCGCGGCCACACCCTTGTCGGTCAGCCGGTGGCCGAGTCCGCTTATCCGCCTGGTATCTGTTGACGAGCCGCCCATCCGTTACCGATCTCTCCGGATAATCATGAACGTCGCCCTCCCCACCGCCGCCAGCTCGCCGCGAGCGTCGCGCACGCGCGCATCCCCCACAGCGAGCGTCCCTCCCCGCCGCACGATCTCCGCCTCGATCGTCAGCGGGCCCTCGCGGGCGCCGGCGAGGAAGCTGACGTTAATGTCAGTCGTGGTCTGGCCGATGGGGCCCTCGCCCGCGGTGGCGTTCCAGGCGTTGAGGGCGATGCCTATGGCGATGTCCATGGCGGAGCAGAGCGCGCCGCCATGCGCCACACCCTGGCCGCCGTTCAGCACCCTGTCGCTCAGCGGCAGCCTCAGCGTCGCCCGTCCCGGCGCAAAGTCCACGACCTCCAGCCCCAGAAGCTGGAGATACGGGTCCGACTCCCAACGCCGCTTGACCCTCTCCAGGGCTTCGGCGTCGGTGTCCGTCGTCGGCCTATCTGTCATGGCGCTGAGGGCCATCCGCTGGTCCGTCTCCCGTTTGGCGCGGACCGCTAGAGCGGCACCGCTTGCTTGAACTCGCGGATCGCCGCCCGCATCCGTTCCTCGAGGTCCCCCGAAAGCTCCTTCTTTTCGTTGATCTCGTTACCGATCTCCGGGTGGTTGCTGTCCATGAAGGCGTAGAGGTTCGTTTCGAACGACCGCACCTTCTCCACGGGCACGTCGTCCAGGAAACCGTTTATGGCCGCGAAGATCGAGATGATCTCGCGGTGGAAAGGCACCGGCTGGTACTGCGGCTGCTTCATCAGCTCGGTCAGCCGCCGCCCGCGTTCGATCTGGCGCACGGTCGCCGGGTCGAGGTCGCTCGTGCCGAACTGAGCGAATGCCTGTAGCTCGCGGAACTGCGCCAGCTCCAGCTTCAAGCTACCGCCGACCTGTCTCATCGCCCGGCGGGCGGCGGAGAAGCCCACGCGCGACACCGAGAGGCCGACGTTGATCGCCGGCCGGATGCCGGCGTTGAACAGGTCGGCCTCCAGGAAGATTTGGCCGTCCGTGATGGAGATGACGTTGGTCGGGATGTAAGCGGAGATGTCGTTCGCCTGCGTCTCGATGATCGGTAGCGCCGTCAGCGAGCCGCCGCCGCTCGCCTCGTCCAGGCGCGCGGAACGCTCCAGGAGGCGGCTGTGCAAGTAGAACACGTCGCCGGGGTAGGCCTCGCGGCCAGGAGGCCGGCGGAGCAGCAGCGAGACCTGCCGATACGCCCAGGCGTGCTTGGACAGGTCGTCATAGATGATCAGCGCGTCGCGGCCCGATTCCATGAACTCCTCGCCCATGGCGCAGCCCGCGTACGGCGCCAGGTACTGCATCGGCGCCGGGTCGGAAGCAGACGCCGAGACCACGATCGTGTGGTCCATCGCCCCGTTTTTCTCCAGCAAACCGACGAGCTGCGCGACCTTCGCGGCCTTCTGGCCAATGGCGACGTAGATGCAGATCAGGTCCCCACCCTTCTGGTTGAGGATGGTGTCGACTGCCAGCGTCGTCTTGCCCGTGTTGCGGTCTCCGATGATCAGTTCGCGCTGGCCGCGGCCGATCTGGAACATGGCGTCGATCGCCTTGATGCCCGTCTGCACCGGCGTCTTCACCGACTGCCTGTGCGCCACGTCCGGAGCGATGCGCTCGACGGGCCGGAACTTCGTGGTGTTCACCGGGCCCTTGCCGTCGATCGGCACGCCGATGGCGTTCACGACACGCCCGAGGAGCGCGTCGCCCACCGGCACCTCGACGATGCGGCCGGTGGTCTTCACCATCTGGCCTTCCTCGATGCCCGTGTAATCGCCGAGGATCATGGCGCCGACCGTCTCTTCCTCGAGGTTCAGCGCCAGCCCCATCGTGCCGTTCTCGAACTCGACGAGCTCGGAGTACATGCAGTCCGAGAGGCCGTGGATCCGGGCGATGCCGTCGCCCGCTTCCACTACCGTGCCGACGTTCACCTCTCGCGTCTCGGCGCCGAACTGCTGGATTTGCTGCTTGAGGATCGCCGTGATTTCCTCAGGTCTTATTGCCATGGTCGCTACCCCTCAGTCCGCGAGTTCTTGACCTGCCAAATGTCCGGGGCGTGGTGCTGGTAGTGCATGTAGGTCCACCCCGGTATCCACTCCGCCGCCTTGACCTCGATGTCCGCGACGATCAGCTCTTCGCCGAACGTAGCCAGCATGTCCATGAGGTCCTGGTGGCACTCCTCCAGTCGCTTCATCACCTGGTCCAGCGACATCGAGAGGCTTTTCTCGACCGCTGCGGCGTTGAAGGCGTCCTCTTCGTCCCGGTTCGGCCAGGTGAGGTGGCTGCCGTTGCCGTTCGCGATCTCGTTGATGCGCCGCGCCGCCTCTTCTTCCCAGGCCGCTATGTGCGCGAAGACATCCTTGAGCGACCAGCCCCCGGCGCCGTCCCGGCGCGTCATCTCCTCATCCGTCAGGCCCCGGGCCGCAGAGGCAAGCTCTGCCCAGTGAGCCTCGATCTCATTGATGAGTCCGTCCAGCGTCCCGAGCGAAGGTCCGGAGAGGAAGTCCTCTTCGTCCTCGAAGGCGTCGAAGGTCACCTGACAGCCCCGACCAGCGTGCTCCTCAGCGCTTCCAGCTTGCTCTTCGTGCTGCCGTCCAGTAGGCGGTCGCCGATCTGGACGATTACGCCGCCCAGGATACTCGGGTCGACCTCTGTCTCCAGGAGGATCCGGCGTCCCGTGGACTCGCTGAGGCGCTGACTAAGCGCCTCGCGGTCGGCGTCCGTCAGTTCCACGGCGGTCACCGCCCTGGCTCTCGATACGCCCTGGTGCTCCTCGACCAGCCGCCCGAACTCGGCCGCGATGTCCCTCGCCAGGGCAGTCCGCCCCTTGTTCACGAGAAGGTGCGCCAGGTTGAGCGCCGTACGCGGCAGGTCGCCGAGGCCGGCCTCGATGAGCTGGTGCTTGACATCCTGCGGCACACGCGTGTTCGCGAGCACGCGCGCCGCGTCACCGTCGCTCAGGAAGTGCGCGATGCGGGCCAGCGCCTCTGACCACGCCGCGAGATTGCCCTCCTCGCGGGCGACCTCGAACGCCGCCTGGGCGTAGCGCTTTGCTGCTAGCTCGTTTGCCACCTGCCCCCCGGGCCCGACTTAATTAGCACTGCCTGAATCGCGGAAGCTCGACTGCGCCAGCGCCTCCTGGATCAGACGCTGGTGCGCGTTGCGGTCCAGCGCCTGCCCCACCACCTTCTCGGCCGCCGAGATCGCCAGGTCCGCGAACTCTCGCCGCAGTTCCGCGATGGCGTTGTCGCGCTCGAGCTGGATCTCGTTGCGGGCGCGCAGGAGCAGCGCCTCGGCCTGCTGCTGCGCCGACTGCCTCGCTTCCTCCTGCAGGCGCTGCGCAACCTGCTGCGCCTGTTGGACGATCGCCTGACCCTCGCGCCGGGAGGCATCGATCTGCTCCTGGGCGATGCGGGCCGCCTCGATCTCCCGCTGACGGCTCTGCTCCGCCGCCGAGAGGCCTTCGGCGATCTTCCGCTTGCGCTCGTCAAGCATGTTCAGGATGGGCTTGTATACGAACACACGCAGCAGGATCAGCAGGGCAACGAAGTTGACCGTCTGCGCCACCAAGACCGGCAGATTGATGCCAAGGTCTGTTATGCCGAGAACGACCACGGTGATTACCGCCCTCTCCGCCTGATTAGAATACGAAGCCCACCATGATCGCCACGACCAGCGCGTAGATGGCGATAGCCTCGGCGAACGCGATCCCGAGGATCATGTTCGTCTGGATCACGGGCTGCGCCTCCGGGTTGCGCCCCAGCGCCTCCATCGCGCGGCCGACGAGGTTACCGATCGCCAGCGCGGGCGCCAGACCTCCCAGACCGATCGCGATGGCCGCGGCTATGAATCGCAGGCCCTCGTCGCCGATTGCCAGCAGGGGTATCTCCATTCCCTAGACTCCTCCTTACTTCAAGTCCTTCCCGTGGAAGGACAACCAACCGACTAGTGATGCGCCGGCTCCGCGGCCTCCTCTGCATGCTCGTGCTCCTCCGGCCCGTGGTGCGAGACCGCGAGCGAGGCGAACACGAGCGTCAGGGCGCCGAACACGAACGCCTGGATCGCCCCGACGAATAGCTCCAGGCCGTAGAACACGACGAGGATCACCGAAACCAGCGGGATCAGGAAAGTCATCACCAGAAGCAAGATCTCCCCCGCCAGCAGGTTGCCGAAGAGACGGAAGGAGAAGCTGATCAGCTTCGCCACTTCAGCGACCGCCTCGAGGAGGCCGACGAAGAAGTTGATCGGGCTGCTGAAGTTGATGAACTTGCCCGCGTATTTGAAGAAGCCGAGGCTCGTCACGCCCCAGTACTGGATGAAGAACACCGCGACGATGGCGAAGGACGCCGGCGTCATCAGGTCCGTGTTGATGCCCCGCAGGTAGGGCGCGAGGATGCCGATGCTCTCGCCCTCGCCCACCACGCCGTGCGTCGCTTCTTCGATGGCGTGTTCCCGGCACTCCAGCGCCGCGTGCTCGTCCAGGCCCTCGCAGTCATCGGCGTGGATCTCCACGTCCTTCGCCCCGAAGGGCACGTATTTGATCGCGCCGCCCTTGAAGACAATGCCCTCTTCGTGGAACTCGCTCTCCTCGGCGTGGATCGGCTCGAAGATGCCGATGCTGTTGAACAGCGGCGTGAGCGAAAGCCAGTTGGCGAAGGTGATGTAAATGAACAGCGTGGCAATCAACGGGAAGAAGCGCCGCCCGTTCTTCTCGCCCGCCACGCTGGTCACGAACCCGTCGATCAGGTCGATGATCGCTTCGCCGAGGTTGTAAATCCCGGACGGCACAAGGCTGCGCTTGCGCGCGACCATGATCCAGAACACGAGGACTATGGCCATTACCACCCAGGCCGTGAACAGCGTGTTCAGGATGACGATGTCGAAGATGCCGTGCCCGTCGCCCGTGATCTTGAGCAGGGGCTCACCCCGGATCTCGATGATCGGCTTGGCTGGCTTGATGACCAGGAATGAGAGGGCGAAGGAGACGATCGTGAAGAGGACAACGCCAAGAATGACGGCCCGTCTGTTCACTGCTTCCCTCGTTGCTGGCTGCTAATCTCGGTCAGGACATTCCTCAGCTGCACGTAACCGCCCCAGAAGGCCATCAATAGCCCCAGTGCCAGGCCGGCAAGGGTGAAGATCGGCTCCGAGTCCACAGCCCGGTCCAGAAACACCCCGCCCGCGACACCGAGGATGACGCTCAGGGCCACGAACCAGCCGATGCCGATGAGCTGGACCGCGGGCGGCAGCCCCTGCATCGGCCGTAGTTTCGGCTTCCGGGGCTCCCCCAAGACCTCAGGACCTCGGCATTCGTGACAACGCGAACAATATCATGGGGTCTTTTTAGGGACAAGGAGCGCCGTCGATGCCCCGATAGGCGCCGTCACTGGCCCGCGGCGCACTTCAGCACGGCAAAGCCTAAAGTGCTGAAATGCTGAAGTGCTGAAGTGCTGAAAATGCTGCCTCAACGCGCTCGCGGGTGCGCCTTCTCGTACGCCTCACGGATGTGCTCGCGGCTCACCTGCGTGTACACCTGCGTCGTAGAGATGTTGGCGTGGCCCAGCAGTTCCTGCACCTTGTGGATGTCCATGCCGCCCCGCAACATGTGCGTCGCAAAGCTGTGCCGCAGCGTGTGCGGCGTAACCCGGCCTTCGATGCCCGCCTCGCGGGCGTAGGCCTTCAGGATCAGCCAGAACCCCTGTCGCGTCAGGCGTTCGCCGCGCCGGTTCACGAACAGCGCCGTCTCGTTGCGCTCTCCGACCAGCCGCGGGCGCGCGAACTTGATGTACTCGCTCACTTCCTGGCAGGGCTGCTCCAGGAGCGGTATCTGGCGCTCGCGGTTACCCTTGCCCACCAGCCGGATGTAAGGCTTGGGCACGTCGAGGTAAGCATCGCCGACGTCCAGGGACACGAGCTCGGTCACCCGGAGCCCGGTGGCGTACATCAGCTCCAGCATCGCCCGGTCCCGTTTTGCCTCAGGCGTATTGCGGCGGGAGGGCTGCTCCAGGAGCTCATCGATCTCCTGCACGGTGAGCGGCTTCGGCAGGCTGCGCCCCACCTTCGGTGAAGCCAGCGACTCCGCCGGGTTGCTCCCAAGCTTGCCCTCCGCCTGGAGATAGGCGAAGAAAGACTTCACGGCCGCGACCTTCCGCGCGACCGTCGCCTCCCGATAGCCCCTTGTCTTCAGATAGAGGACGTAGTCGACGATTACCTGCTGCGGGACCGCACTCCACTTGATGCGGCTACCGTTCTTGCTCGAAATGAATGACTCCAGTTGAGTCAGGTCATTGCGGTATGCCGCGATGGTATTGCCCGAGGCGCTCTTTTCAACGGAGAGGAACTCGAGAAAGTCATTGATGGACGCGTCCACGAGGGTGGGCCTCCTGGGCTGTGCCTCCAACCACGCGGGGTCTCGGAGAGTCTGCGGCATTTTAGTGCCGGTTCTCGGCTCTGTCTAGGCTCGCCAGGCTTTTCATAAGCACGATCTTCGTATTCGAGAAAAGGGCCGCATCTCCTCCTCAGGAGCGGCGTTCTGGCATCCGGTAGGCGCCTTCGCCGATGAGCGGGACGAACCTGCAGCCTCCCTTTCGCGTCTCTCGCGTACCCTGCGGCGTCCGCTCCACCAGGACCAGTTCCTGGTCACCGAGCGGGCCCACGGGCAGCACCAGGCGCCCGTCCGGCGTCAGCTGCTCCACCAGCGCCTCGGGCACGCGCGGCGCCGCGGCTGCGCAAGCGATGGCGTTGTAGGGTGCGCCCTCAGGCCAGCCGAGCTGCTCGCCGGCCACGTGCACGACGACGTTCGCATAGCCTAACTCCTCCAGCACGGCCGCGGCGCTCTCGGCCAGCTCCGGTATGCGCTCCACGGTCACGACCTCCCGCACCAGGAGGGACATCAACGCCGCCTGGTAGCCGGAACCCGTGCCGATGTCCAGCGCGCGGTCCTCGGGCTGCAGGCGCAGCAGGTCGAGCATGATGGCGACCACCAGCGGCTGCGAGATCGTCTGGCCGTGACCGATGGGCAGCGGCGTGTCATCGTACGCCCGGTGGCGAAGCTCCGGCGCCACGAACCGCTCGCGCGGCACGCGGCCGAAGGCGTCGAGGACGCGCTCGTCTCGCACGTGCGGCCGCAGCGACTCGACCATCGCCGCCCGGGCGGCCGCGTAAGGGTCATGGCCTGGGCGCGGCCACTCCATGACACCACGCTACCACCGACGGCGACGGTCGATAAGGGCCGGAAGGCCCGCGCCAGGGCGGTTGGCCGCCGCAGGGCCGATGGCCACCGAGTGGCTGCCGCCCGCGCAGCGACAGGCAGCTATGCCAGGCCCGCAGCCCGCATACGGTCGGCAACGTAGGCCTTGATCCGCTGGATGTCGGCCGGAGTGCCCCAGCCGCGGCCGTCCGCGACGGCGTCCTCGATGTCCCGCACGAAGGTCGCGCCGCCCCAGGCCTCGTACAGGGGCTCTAGCGGGAAGTCGCCCGCCTCGGCGAGATAGCCGCGGCGCCAGTGGACCGCGAACTGCTTGCGGACAAGCTGCAAGAGCGGCCTCACAGGGCTGGGCGGGATGGGGGCGGCGGTGAGGATTGCCTGCGTGCGCCCGAGGTCGGCCCGGCGGTCCGCGAGGCCGGAAAAAGAGAAGTCGAGGACGCCCGTGATCCCGCTCGAGTCCGCGAGGACGTTGAGGGGGTGGTAATCGAAGTGGCAGAGGGCGTCGTCCCGGCAGTCTGCGCGGACCGCGGCCGAGAGCTCCGGGTATGCCTCCAGGTCGCACCACGCGGAGTCCTCCCAGGCCAGTTCCCGGGGCGCCAGGCGATGATAACGGGCCTGAAGGCGGCCGAACTCGTGTGCCAGCGAGAAGAGCCGCCAGAGCTTCTTCTCCAGGATCGTGACGATGGGAATGCCCGGCAGCCAGGTCATCACGAAGTACGGCAGGTCTCCGTGCTGCCCTGTGGCCTCCACCTCAGGCGCCGCCAGTCCCGCAGAGCGCATGGCACTGATCGCAAGCAGCTCTCGCCGGGCGCTCTCATGGGTGCCGTCCCGGGGGCGGTAGAGGCGCAGTCCGTGGCGCTTGCCGTCCGGTGTCTGGAACCGCCAGATCACGGTGTCCCAGCCGCCCTCTATTTGGACGATGTCCTGTGGGTCCGGCCAGCCGGCTTCGGCCAGGATCTGGCGAGGGTCGGCGTCGGTCGTCGGCGCATTTCGAGCCATTGATGCGCTAGTCTAGCGCCCCCTATCCCGTGGCGCACGGCGGCTGGAGCAGGCACCCGGCTCGGGGCCGCCCTTCGGGATGCTACCCGCGGTCCCTCGCTCCGCGTCCTGCGGCCTGCGCTAGACCTTTATGACGCAGCATGCGCCCAAAATCGTGGTTCTCCCGATACGGCGCCGGGACGCAGAGGCCTATAATCCAGGCAAGACAGCCCTCGGAAGCGAGGCGCCCGGCAGCGCCCGGGGCTTTGCGACCAGGCGCCGCCCCGCGAGATATGCTGTCTCAATAGGGGCACGTCATGTGCTGTCGCACCCACGTATATCCGATTCACCTGGAAGTGGCCGCTTCGATACTCAGCACCGGCCAGTTCCGGCCCCTTTACTACCGCGCCGGCAGTCAGATCGCCATCACCTGGGAGCGCGCCGTCCCCGAGGAGGGAATCGTAGTAGGCGCGGCCCTGA
It contains:
- a CDS encoding F0F1 ATP synthase subunit epsilon; translated protein: MPLKLQIVTPERVVFEESGVDSVTLPGSEGELTILPRHAPLMTALRPGALTFRRGGVETDVALSGGFLEVRDNKVIVLADTAERSDEIDIARAEEARRRAAARLATREDTIDVARAMAALERATARLKVIERRRRRAGGPPPPPPPPRPPV
- the atpD gene encoding F0F1 ATP synthase subunit beta, giving the protein MTNGATGRVVQVIGTVVDLEFPPDQLPAVYNAVEIDNNGTKLTAEVQQHLGNNWVRALTMASTDGLRRGARAVDTGQPITVPVGPRTLGRLFDVLGNPLDGMGAVEGERWPIHRPAPSFEEQETEPQVLETGIKIVDLIAPLARGGKVGLYGGAGVGKTVLIKELINNIAKQHGGRSVFAGVGERSREGNDLWVEMQEAPDVYEKTVLVFGQMNEPPGVRLRVALSALTMAEYFREVDGQDVLLFIDNVYRYTLAGMEVSALLGRMPSAVGYQPTLATEVGALEERITTTRRGSITSFQAIYVPADDYTDPGVATTFGHLDASVTLDRSIFEQALYPAMDPLASSSRMLDPLIVGQEHYDVAQEVLRVLQRYKDLQDIIAILGVDELSDEDKLAVARARRIQRYLTQPMFVAEVFTGQPGQYVPVRETVRGCREILEGKHDALPEQAFYNIGPIDQAPEKARQLAGA
- the atpG gene encoding ATP synthase F1 subunit gamma; translation: MATLRQIVRRIRSIQSTAKTTRAMSLVAGSKMRRAQQMALSHRPYADQLRWLLADVVESLQDAGLEELAATHPLLARREVKTPGLVFITPDRGLCGGLNTNLLRTAGAYVASHPGLKMVAVGRKGIDFFSKTRTEIIGNFSRLGDYPSYDDVRPISRLVMDAYTSGEVDSVAIIYPRFINTMAQAPDIMELLPVTPPEDAAVKAVEYIYEPGAGQVLSNLLPRFVEIQVYRAVLELAASEQSARMVAMRAATDAANEMISELTLLRNKVRQEQITKELLDITGGVEAMAAR
- a CDS encoding PaaI family thioesterase — its product is MTDRPTTDTDAEALERVKRRWESDPYLQLLGLEVVDFAPGRATLRLPLSDRVLNGGQGVAHGGALCSAMDIAIGIALNAWNATAGEGPIGQTTTDINVSFLAGAREGPLTIEAEIVRRGGTLAVGDARVRDARGELAAVGRATFMIIRRDR
- the atpA gene encoding F0F1 ATP synthase subunit alpha, with amino-acid sequence MAIRPEEITAILKQQIQQFGAETREVNVGTVVEAGDGIARIHGLSDCMYSELVEFENGTMGLALNLEEETVGAMILGDYTGIEEGQMVKTTGRIVEVPVGDALLGRVVNAIGVPIDGKGPVNTTKFRPVERIAPDVAHRQSVKTPVQTGIKAIDAMFQIGRGQRELIIGDRNTGKTTLAVDTILNQKGGDLICIYVAIGQKAAKVAQLVGLLEKNGAMDHTIVVSASASDPAPMQYLAPYAGCAMGEEFMESGRDALIIYDDLSKHAWAYRQVSLLLRRPPGREAYPGDVFYLHSRLLERSARLDEASGGGSLTALPIIETQANDISAYIPTNVISITDGQIFLEADLFNAGIRPAINVGLSVSRVGFSAARRAMRQVGGSLKLELAQFRELQAFAQFGTSDLDPATVRQIERGRRLTELMKQPQYQPVPFHREIISIFAAINGFLDDVPVEKVRSFETNLYAFMDSNHPEIGNEINEKKELSGDLEERMRAAIREFKQAVPL
- a CDS encoding DinB family protein, whose amino-acid sequence is MTFDAFEDEEDFLSGPSLGTLDGLINEIEAHWAELASAARGLTDEEMTRRDGAGGWSLKDVFAHIAAWEEEAARRINEIANGNGSHLTWPNRDEEDAFNAAAVEKSLSMSLDQVMKRLEECHQDLMDMLATFGEELIVADIEVKAAEWIPGWTYMHYQHHAPDIWQVKNSRTEG
- the atpH gene encoding ATP synthase F1 subunit delta, whose translation is MANELAAKRYAQAAFEVAREEGNLAAWSEALARIAHFLSDGDAARVLANTRVPQDVKHQLIEAGLGDLPRTALNLAHLLVNKGRTALARDIAAEFGRLVEEHQGVSRARAVTAVELTDADREALSQRLSESTGRRILLETEVDPSILGGVIVQIGDRLLDGSTKSKLEALRSTLVGAVR
- the atpF gene encoding F0F1 ATP synthase subunit B, whose product is MVVLGITDLGINLPVLVAQTVNFVALLILLRVFVYKPILNMLDERKRKIAEGLSAAEQSRQREIEAARIAQEQIDASRREGQAIVQQAQQVAQRLQEEARQSAQQQAEALLLRARNEIQLERDNAIAELRREFADLAISAAEKVVGQALDRNAHQRLIQEALAQSSFRDSGSAN
- the atpE gene encoding ATP synthase F0 subunit C, which codes for MEIPLLAIGDEGLRFIAAAIAIGLGGLAPALAIGNLVGRAMEALGRNPEAQPVIQTNMILGIAFAEAIAIYALVVAIMVGFVF
- a CDS encoding F0F1 ATP synthase subunit A, yielding MNRRAVILGVVLFTIVSFALSFLVIKPAKPIIEIRGEPLLKITGDGHGIFDIVILNTLFTAWVVMAIVLVFWIMVARKRSLVPSGIYNLGEAIIDLIDGFVTSVAGEKNGRRFFPLIATLFIYITFANWLSLTPLFNSIGIFEPIHAEESEFHEEGIVFKGGAIKYVPFGAKDVEIHADDCEGLDEHAALECREHAIEEATHGVVGEGESIGILAPYLRGINTDLMTPASFAIVAVFFIQYWGVTSLGFFKYAGKFINFSSPINFFVGLLEAVAEVAKLISFSFRLFGNLLAGEILLLVMTFLIPLVSVILVVFYGLELFVGAIQAFVFGALTLVFASLAVSHHGPEEHEHAEEAAEPAHH
- a CDS encoding AtpZ/AtpI family protein, whose amino-acid sequence is MQGLPPAVQLIGIGWFVALSVILGVAGGVFLDRAVDSEPIFTLAGLALGLLMAFWGGYVQLRNVLTEISSQQRGKQ
- the xerD gene encoding site-specific tyrosine recombinase XerD is translated as MDASINDFLEFLSVEKSASGNTIAAYRNDLTQLESFISSKNGSRIKWSAVPQQVIVDYVLYLKTRGYREATVARKVAAVKSFFAYLQAEGKLGSNPAESLASPKVGRSLPKPLTVQEIDELLEQPSRRNTPEAKRDRAMLELMYATGLRVTELVSLDVGDAYLDVPKPYIRLVGKGNRERQIPLLEQPCQEVSEYIKFARPRLVGERNETALFVNRRGERLTRQGFWLILKAYAREAGIEGRVTPHTLRHSFATHMLRGGMDIHKVQELLGHANISTTQVYTQVSREHIREAYEKAHPRAR
- a CDS encoding protein-L-isoaspartate(D-aspartate) O-methyltransferase, translated to MEWPRPGHDPYAAARAAMVESLRPHVRDERVLDAFGRVPRERFVAPELRHRAYDDTPLPIGHGQTISQPLVVAIMLDLLRLQPEDRALDIGTGSGYQAALMSLLVREVVTVERIPELAESAAAVLEELGYANVVVHVAGEQLGWPEGAPYNAIACAAAAPRVPEALVEQLTPDGRLVLPVGPLGDQELVLVERTPQGTRETRKGGCRFVPLIGEGAYRMPERRS